The Dehalococcoidales bacterium region GGACAGCCCGGCGTAGATGAGCCGGGGGTTCAACTGGCTCAGCGCATCGTAGTCCAGTTTGAACTTCTCCCGCTCGAAGAGCCGCAGGTTGGTGGTAAAGACATCGGCACTTTCCACCAGACGGTAGATTACCTCCCGACCCTCGTCCTGCGAGAGGTCAACCGCCAGGCTCCTTTTATTGCGGTTATAGGTCTCCCAATTGTAGTTGATATCGGACGGTGCACCAGCACCACCACTACCCAGGCCGGCCTGGAAACCCCGCCATGAGTCCCCGGTCTTCGGGTTCTCTACATGGATAACGTCAGCACCAAAATCAGCAAGGTGGCGGGCCGCCATCGGTACCGCAGCCACCTGTGAAACATCTATGACTTTGATACCGTCAAGCGCCTGGTTCATGTAGTCCTCCGGGTCATTCTTCGCGCACGTGTTTACTGAACGCCTTTGCTGACTTGGCCGGGCTGGCTGGTCGACATCTGTTCTACATCCGTGGAAGAAGCAGTGCCATATCATACCACACCACCGGCCATCGTTGGGCCACCCAGCAAACACGATATCACGTCAGGAATAGCCCTTTTTCTTCGTTGACAACCACCAGTAGTGACGTCTAAGCTTATTCATGGACAGCATGCGGGGAGGCAGTACTATGAATGATGTCGAGGTTCTCAGGGAGATGCTTCCCTTCCTTATACCGGTCGGCGTTATCGAACTCGGTCTGATGGCTTTCGCCCTGGTTGACCTTACCCGGAGGGAAGTGGTCAAGGGCGGGCGGAAGTGGCCGTGGGCAGTGGTGATTGTCCTGCTCGGCATTATTGGCCCCATCATCTACCTTCTTATAGGGCGGGAGCAGTACTAG contains the following coding sequences:
- a CDS encoding CoA transferase, whose protein sequence is MNQALDGIKVIDVSQVAAVPMAARHLADFGADVIHVENPKTGDSWRGFQAGLGSGGAGAPSDINYNWETYNRNKRSLAVDLSQDEGREVIYRLVESADVFTTNLRLFEREKFKLDYDALSQLNPRLIYAGLS
- a CDS encoding PLD nuclease N-terminal domain-containing protein; the protein is MNDVEVLREMLPFLIPVGVIELGLMAFALVDLTRREVVKGGRKWPWAVVIVLLGIIGPIIYLLIGREQY